The proteins below are encoded in one region of Phaseolus vulgaris cultivar G19833 chromosome 1, P. vulgaris v2.0, whole genome shotgun sequence:
- the LOC137814217 gene encoding probable inactive patatin-like protein 9 — MELSKVTLEIFSKLEQQWLSHYEATSKTRILSIDGGGTTAIVSGAALVHLEDQIRAQTSDPHAQIADYFDIIAGTGIGAILAAMITADDGFGRPLYTARDAVRFVADSNRELYKPKRAGVFRRRRRFSARSMENALKRVFQRKEEERRMLTMKDTCKPLLIPCFDLKSSAPFVFSRADASESPSFNFDLWKACRATSATPGLFAPFHFSSVDGKTSCAAVDGGLVMNNPAAAAVTHVIHNKRDFPSVNGVEDLLVLSIGNGASTKRVDTAGECSTSAVVDIALDGVSETVDQMLGNAFCWNRTDYVRIQAFGLGEGKEEKVLNERVLESLPFGGKRLLQETNSDRIESFVQRLVVTGKTSLPPSPCKVPPQDSR; from the exons ATGGAGCTTAGCAAAGTAACGCTGGAGATCTTCTCCAAACTCGAGCAGCAATGGCTTTCCCACTACGAAGCCACGTCCAAAACCCGCATTCTCAGTATTGACGGCGGAGGAACCACCGCCATTGTCTCCGGCGCCGCCCTCGTCCACCTCGAGGACCAGATCCGAGCCCAAACATCCGATCCACACGCGCAAATCGCCGATTACTTCGACATCATCGCTGGAACCGGCATTGGCGCCATCCTCGCCGCCATGATCACCGCTGACGATGGCTTTGGCCGGCCTCTCTACACCGCCCGCGACGCGGTCCGCTTCGTCGCTGACAGCAACCGCGAACTGTACAAGCCGAAGCGCGCCGGCGTGTTCCGCCGCCGCCGCAGATTCTCAGCGCGGAGCATGGAAAACGCACTGAAGCGGGTTTTCCAAAGAAAAGAGGAAGAGCGGCGGATGTTGACTATGAAGGACACGTGTAAGCCTCTGCTCATCCCTTGCTTTGACCTCAAGAGTTCTGCGCCATTTGTGTTCTCCCGAGCCGACGCGTCCGAGTCACCAAGTTTCAACTTCGACCTTTGGAAGGCGTGCCGCGCCACTTCAGCCACGCCAGGCCTCTTCGCGCCGTTCCATTTCTCATCCGTCGACGGAAAGACCTCGTGCGCCGCCGTCGACGGCGGCCTTGTGATGAACAACCCGGCCGCAGCGGCTGTCACGCACGTCATACACAACAAGCGCGACTTCCCCTCAGTGAACGGCGTGGAGGATCTCCTCGTGCTCTCGATCGGAAACGGAGCGTCGACTAAGAGGGTTGATACCGCCGGTGAGTGTTCCACGTCCGCGGTGGTTGACATAGCGCTCGACGGCGTTTCCGAAACCGTTGACCAGATGTTAGGGAACGCCTTCTGCTGGAACCGTACGGATTATGTCAGGATTCAG GCCTTCGGTTtgggagaaggaaaagaagagaaAGTGCTGAACGAGAGAGTGCTGGAATCGCTACCGTTTGGGGGTAAACGATTACTGCAGGAAACTAATTCTGACCGAATCGAGAGTTTCGTACAACGTCTTGTTGTTACCGGAAAGACTAGTCTGCCCCCTAGTCCCTGCAAGGTGCCGCCGCAAGACTCTCGCTAA